In Papaver somniferum cultivar HN1 chromosome 1, ASM357369v1, whole genome shotgun sequence, a genomic segment contains:
- the LOC113300452 gene encoding probable polygalacturonase: MDVEKPFFVTVCWSNFTRPSYTVYFLILTVISISLLQISSKSSVFPSTWVIGSFKTESEEKTSFLTDPGSCSWFYKNEKSPRKMVMSIRDFGGIGDGNTSNTIAFRKALEYLKRFDKEGGSQLNVPEGRWVTGSFNLTSNFTLFLEFGAVILGSQIPEEWPVIEALPSYGRGRERLGGRHISLIHGDSLSNVVITGENGTIDGQGRMWWDLWWNRTLEHTRGHLVELMNSHNILISNLTFRNSPFWTIHPVYCSNVVIKGMTILAPLNAPNTDGIDPDSSTNVCIEDCYIESGDDLVAVKSGWDQYGIKMARPSSNIVVRNVSGTTPTCSGVGIGSEMSGGISNVHIENLHVRNSAAGVRLKTDIGRGGYIINITITNITLDKVKIPFRFSRGANDHPDDGWDPKALPTVKGIYISNLVSIDTIRAPLLEGIEDSPFEGICMRNISLLGLRPSLKWQCEFVEGLAVQVSPQPCQQLLSDNNSSSSWCLESIGFR; the protein is encoded by the exons ATGGACGTAGAAAAACCCTTTTTTGTTACTGTCTGCTGGAGTAATTTCACAAGACCATCATACACAGTTTACTTCTTAATCCTCACAGTCATATCAATTTCCCTACTTCAGATTAGTTCAAAATCATCTGTTTTTCCATCAACATGGGTTATCGGTTCTTTCAAAACAGAATCAGAAGAGAAAACAAGTTTTTTAACAGACCCAGGAAGTTGTTCCTGGTTttacaaaaatgaaaaatcacCCAGAAAAATGGTTATGTCTATTAGAGATTTCGGTGGGATTGGTGATGGCAATACATCAAATACAATAGCTTTTAGAAAAGCTTTAGAATATCTCAAAAGATTTGATAAGGAAGGTGGTTCACAACTGAATGTTCCAGAAGGAAGATGGGTTACTGGTAGCTTTAATCTTACTAGTAATTTCACTCTCTTCTTGGAATTTGGTGCTGTTATTTTGGGTTCTCAG ATTCCAGAGGAGTGGCCAGTGATAGAGGCATTACCATCTTATGGAAGAGGTAGAGAAAGATTAGGAGGAAGACACATAAGCCTCATTCATGGTGATTCCCTCTCTAATGTTGTCATTACAG GAGAGAATGGAACCATTGATGGTCAGGGTAGGATGTGGTGGGATCTATGGTGGAACAGAACACTGGAGCATACGAGAGGCCACTTAGTTGAATTAATGAACTCACACAACATCCTCATCTCCAACCTCACTTTCCGCAACTCTCCTTTTTGGACCATCCATCCTGTTTACTGCAG CAACGTTGTAATCAAGGGGATGACTATACTGGCTCCTTTGAACGCTCCTAACACAGATGGTATAGACCCAG ATTCTAGCACAAACGTCTGCATCGAGGACTGTTACATCGAGAGTGGCGATGATTTAGTTGCAGTGAAGAGTGGGTGGGATCAATATGGAATCAAAATGGCTCGTCCGAGCTCGAATATTGTTGTTCGGAATGTATCAGGTACAACTCCCACTTGCTCTGGTGTGGGAATTGGTAGTGAGATGTCTGGTGGGATTTCCAATGTACATATAGAAAACCTACATGTTCGCAACTCAGCCGCTGGTGTTCGGCTGAAAACTGACATAGGCAGAGGGGGATATATAATCAACATTACCATAACTAATATCACCTTGGACAAAGTAAAAATACCTTTTAGGTTTAGTAGGGGTGCTAATGACCACCCTGATGATGGATGGGATCCCAAAGCACTTCCCACTGTGAAAGGCATCTACATTAGTAATTTGGTCAGCATTGACACTATACGGGCACCATTATTAGAGGGAATAGAAGATTCTCCCTTTGAAGGAATTTGTATGAGGAATATTAGTCTTTTAGGGTTACGCCCATCATTAAAATGGCAGTGTGAATTCGTTGAAGGTTTAGCTGTTCAAGTATCTCCACAACCATGCCAACAGCTTCTGAGTGACAACAACAGCTCTTCATCCTGGTGTCTGGAGTCGATAGGATTTCGATAA
- the LOC113300461 gene encoding photosystem I reaction center subunit N, chloroplastic-like, which yields MATSMNSSVLACNYAISSAAVTSSEANLKLSSVAPINSGSKKSMKICAKVNVTEGQRDQGKKAVLLGLAAVLLSTTISTTSAKAGIIDEYLERSKVNKELNDKKRLATSGANFARAYTVEFGTCKFPENFTGCQDLAKRKNVPFLSDDLKVECEGKDKFKCGSNVFWKW from the exons CAATCTCAAGCGCTGCAGTTACATCCTCAGAAGCCAATCTGAAGCTTTCTTCAGTTGCTCCAATCAATTCAGGCTCTAAAAAGTCCATGAAAATTTGCGCCAAAGTTAACGTCACTGAGGGACAAAGAGATCAAGGAAAAAAAGCTGTACTTCTTGGTTTGGCTGCTGTCCTTTTATCTACAACCATCTCCACCACGTCTGCCAAGGCCGGCATCATTGATGAGTACCTTGAGAGGAGTAAAGTTAACAAG GAACTGAATGACAAGAAGAGATTGGCCACCAGTGGAGCTAACTTCGCACGTGCATACACTGTTGAGTTCGGTACCTGCAAATTCCCAGAGAACTTCACCGGGTGCCAAGATCTAGCCAAGCGAAAG AACGTGCCATTCCTCTCTGACGACTTGAAGGTGGAATGTGAAGGCAAGGACAAATTCAAATGTGGTTCTAATGTCTTCTGGAAATGGTGA